The Aedes albopictus strain Foshan chromosome 2, AalbF5, whole genome shotgun sequence region GAGTGTAGGGGGAGGGGGTATGTGACTGATGGTAATGTATGTGGGGTTAGGAGAGATTAAATAGGGGTTTCCATGGATCTGTTGagaagtagttttcaaagatattctaggacctccaagaacttccgcgagtaaagacctgaagatttaCAAGCGAAATTAATGGTgcagtgtaacatcctacagatttATACAAATTCAAGTGAGCGGTATTTCAATTATTTTCAATGATATTCTAGGCAACCCAAGAACATACTCGAGTAAAGGAGTTAAGACCTACAAGTGCAATCAATGGATTGATGTTTCATTACTAATACGGTTCAAcctcctacaggtccatgaaacATAGTTCAGTAATGATCTGATTTCCAAGTCTAGGTTCATAAAAGAAATTTCGCGATCAAAGGCCTCAAGATCTACTAGGGTAATCTATCCATTGTTGTTACAGAACTGATGCAGTGTAAATCCTACAGGTACATGGTCAATAGTTCTGTAGAGCAATAATATCCAAAGATATTCCAAGTCATCTAAGAACTCACACAAATACAGGCTTTGCGATTTACAAGCGCGATCAATGGATTATTTGTTTTCAGACGCTATGCAACAGCCTACCTTTTTACACGGATTTACGAATTAACACGATTTTAATACCTTACGTAATCTCCGTGTAAAATACCTTAGTGTACTGAAGTTCGTAGTACCGTGAAATGGTGTATATTTGCTTTAACAatggaattatttaagaaagatcgaaaattctgatcaatgttacctcgGATTATGGTAACACTGATGTTTTAGATTAAtctggacctggtgtggtggttaaagcccgtgactatcacgccaagatTCTGGGATCGAATCTTActaccgacatactcacaaaatgtgaattctttcttcggaaggaaaATAAAACCGTGAGTCCCGAAATGAACTAACCCGGGATAGAAATGTcgtaaataaagaaaaaaaaggaaCTTCTAAAGCTCAACGGCATATTACACTTCAAAGTGAAATAATTCCATTTTACCTAATATGTATCTCAAAATCTGATTCTATTTGTTATCAATGTGCACTAATTACTCAAGCAACGCATCTATTAGGTTTTTATTTGAACATTTATGGACTATTTGATCAAGTTTTTGTGCTGTTAATCAACTAAATTCATGTTAGTGTCTCCAAATACAGCCAGTAATATGCTCATCAGGTGGATCCCGTTCCATTATGAATTCATCTGCTACTAAGAAAAGTTATATTTATGAGCGTATAGAAGCACTTACGGGAGACGTCATTGTTTGGATGACCCATTTCGAAGAAATATTTATCCGTTTGTTGATTTAAGTGCATCTGCATCGGGCCGGAGCTCCTCTGCAACTTTCTGGAGTTTGCTAGGCACACAGACCGACACACAAACACGCTCGAAACGCCACTCTCGATTGTGGTTGTTTTCCACATCTAATGATACTGTTGGAGCTCTGCTACAGAGATGCAGCCAGTCAGTGGAGAGTGATGATGAGCACATCTCCCCTTCGCGTCGTCCACGGGAAGATGAATTCGTTTAAtttatcatcataaaaataattggATTTCGGTTTCTTCTGTTTTCTCTTTCAGGTAAGCACACACTTTCCCAAATGGGCGGCGACGATAATAATGGCAGTTATGGCGCGCGATGACGAAAGCAGGGAGCTTTATGTGAGCAGTTGGATAAGTAGAATTGATAAGAGATGGAATCAAATTGTGTTGATGAATATGCTTTTCTGAGGGCTTTGGAGAAAGTTTCCCAATTGACGACGGTATCTTTTTTGTTATTGAAGTTTACTTCAAACATTATTGATTGCAAACATTATCTGCAGGAGAATCAAAACCCTTTCTCATTTTATTTCGTCTTTCTTAAAACTAACCAGCCTTCAAAATACCCAAAAAGTTTAATTTCATTAAAATGTACCTAAGAATAAAGATAAATTGACTCAAAATGTGTTACTCAGACCCACACAACACTGtcatggaaaatttttaatttagcAAATATGGTTCACTTGCAGTATTTTTCCTTTCATTTTTCCACAAATCCCCCGAAGAGTTCTCGGTACAAACCGAACATCAAGCCACAGCACACTTAATGAGAGCACTATGTACTGCTGTGCGAAGCGAGCATCTATCCATCCATCCTCTGGGAAGAAACAGAGCCAATATAATGCAATTCATTTTCTATTATTTTCTGTAATTAAATTTGCAAGCCATGATGCGAATAGCCTCCAGGCAAAGCTCCAGTCCAGTCCAGTACGCACCACAATACTTCATGGCTGCCCGGAGGAGCATTGACAATTAGCTTGGTAGAGTCCTCGGAGTTTTCCATTGTTTTTCGAACGTGCGTCTTTTGTGGGATGATTTTGATTGGGGGGAAAGAGAAATAATCAATCGTGACCGGAGGATTGAAGTGCGCAATGCTTGAAGCGGCTTTGTAGGTCAATTGGGAGGAATTGGAAAACAATGATTTGAACAGTTGTGAATTCTTGGATTACTTGATAACAATGTGCTTCTTGAATTCAACTATTCCAATGACAAATTGTATTACGTAATTAATGTTAATATGATGATGGCACTTAAATATATTTTCATATTATCAATACACCAAGACttctattgattgattgatttgtctttatttaaaagactttcagcccttggctgtttCGTCTCTACCAAGACTTCTAGATTTTCTTGGGCAAGTCTATAACTATAATCCAGTTTCAcaggatttcaatgaaaattataCCTACCAAATTTACGTTCAAGTTTCAATTAGAAGACGGGTTTAGTAGTCTCATTCATATAGTGAATGCCCTGGATTCAATCACTGGTCCAACCTTATCTTCCTACTCTGTAACTTTCTCTAAATATACAATTTATGCCTGGTATTTTAGCCAGTAAGTACACAGTTAagaattgttacatcgagttcgctgtaacaaaatgacctccatcgctttcaacacaattctccatcggattgtaaaattaaagGTTGTCTGCAGCATCGAGCTTGTTTACAACGTTGTGTGCAAGAcattcttttatgtaaaattcaaTGAAATGAAGTGGAATtttaaacgttctaatatttacgtcacgtgtaattttcagaatttctttctatgTAGTGAAGGTCCGTATGATATTTAAGGTGGTTAGAAGCAATGggttgtaagtgacaaaaacccaccttcgagtaaatgaggtttaaagtattTCACCAACTTTTTATCCCACACTAAATGTATGGGGTttcaaaatgaaaccaattttctccgatttattgcaaTTTTTCCATTCATCGTAAAAATGTtcttaaaaagttcctaaaaTCTTGAAATCTGAAGAGCTCTTCAATATggtcagctcaaaatcgacaaaatcgtCAATTGCACCCATTTTCATCTAAGCCCCTCATTTAATGTTTTTACCTCTACTTACACAGCAGGCTTTATATCTTCTCAACGTTTTGCATAcaaaaaaaacctccaaaaaCCTTTGTCGATAAACCCTCGTAGACATTTGATCATATAAAAttatcgaaatttgtatgaaacgtATACTTTGGCCACAACCCACCCTCCCCCTCTAAGtagctacgtagtttatggacaggcccttgtcTAGGTTTTGGTAAATGGGAattgtttttattatcgtacaaattgggccgaaggtcccaggttttcaagaaactttttccacagacagggcagggatacatgaaaaaaaaaaacaattgagaaaaattcagggccgcctttttttcggaaaactcagatgttttttttttgttttcccctgacattatttactttgaaaaataattcgagaaggaagcatcgtagaaacaaattcttttaaataaaaaaaaaatgtgaaccggtaaaagttttccaaaaaaaacttccacagttgagaaaatttgtaaagaatttcCGGCTTTTCTATGCCTATGCCCGAACccgtagaaaattttcaaaaaaacatttttgaaaatgtaattttctaagctttgatcgctgaaatttttggaatgcacttttttttcttccctgagttatggtcaattttgtgaaaatttgaatcaattttGAAGATCGAACTTGTATTGGACACGCAGATATTCCACATAGTGACAGGATCACTATTTATTCTGGAAAGCAATCAGTTTTCGCTACTTTCCACGGATCATTCAATCCAAGCTTATCATAAGTTTCGACAACCTTCATTGCCCCCAGAAAAGTATCTACTAAGTCATTGAGGAGGTCTTATGTTTTTCTATTCATTTTCAACAAATAGTGAGACAGATCATCCAAATTTTACGGAAACTGAGAATGAAGCCTGTAGGGATGTGGGGAGTGAAGGGGAGGGATATGTGACTGGTGGCAATGTATGTGGGGTTAGGAAAGATTAAATAGGGGTTTCCATGGATCTGTTGAGAaagagttttcaaagatattctaggacctccaagaacttccgagagtaaagacctgaagatcaacAAGCGAAATTaatgatgcggtgtaacatcctacaggtccatggagcatgtagagatttttttagagttcAAATTATTGGACATCCCGTGATACACTACAAAATCAATGAGATCAATTCTCTTATCATGCTGAATCTGAGTCAATGACATGCGGCCAAGGGAGTTTGCAGGGATTGCAGAAGAACTTGAAAGAGGGGGATCCAGGAGGTGTGAGAAGTGTGTTAAGGTACTCAAGGAGAATTTAAGAGGAAATCAATAAGGACTTCGGCACAGTAAAGGCTGGatgtgctgcgcaattcagatcccattgtgattgtTAGATATGGTCAATCTTTATTGGAATCAGAACTTAaactaattattacaaagtaattTTCATCTACAGTTACTCTGATGATTGTTTGGTCGGTTGCGTAGCACCGACGATTGGACGCCGCAGATCGAGTCGTCGCGTTGAACGCAACACGTCGCAAATACGCTAGTCGCCGCTCCAGATGCAATACGCCACAACTACTCTTCCCCCAAGCGACGTTGTGGCAGCACAACTCGATTGTACCTAGTTACGTACGACCCGGCCGGTGGTGGTTGCTGTCTGGCCCGCTCTTCCGTGTCTGACTCGCCCAACGAGCCGTATTCCGTCTCTTCACTAGATGCATCATTCGGTTACGCACCTGCGCCTGTGGGTTGTCTTGCTTCGTCGTCATAGTCATCGAAAGGGTATTTCAACAACTGATGGCTCCTGCGCTTGATAATTCCTAGATCGTCCGAAACGCACTCGTATAGGACAGCTCCAATCTTCTTGACGATCTTTGCTCGTACCCATAGCGGCTTCTTCGGATTTCGGTAATCTCTTGCATAGACTGTCTCACCAATCTGGAATACCGTTCTCTTCTGTTTGAGGTGGTGTTCTTCAATCTTCTCGCGTTGTCGTTTTTCGTGATTTACCTTCAGCTTGTCGAAACGGATTCTCATCTCTCTTCCGAACATCAACTTGAAGGGACTTTCACCGGTTGTCGCGTGCTTGGTGGCGCGATACATCTCCAGATATGCGCTCAAATGCAACGATACCGACTTTCGTTGGAACGCCGGATCCGATGATAGCTTCTTCATCGCGTTCTTGGCTGTTTTGACTGCGTTCTCTGCAGCACCATTGGAACAAGGGCTGTAGGGTGCTGTCCGCAAATGCTTGATTCCCCGGGATGAACAAAAATCTTGAAACTCTTCCGAAGAAAATGCAGTCCCGTTGTCGGACACCAGTGTACCGATGGAACCGAATCTGCCGATGAATTCGGAGATCTTCTCCACTGTTTCCTTCGAAGTCAGCGTGCGTAATGGAAACACCTCGATCCACTTGCTGTGGCTATCCACCATCACCAGCAACTCAGCACCACGAAACGAAAAATGATCAACGTGGACTCGATCACAGGGGGCGTGGTTAAACGCCACAGGGAAATTGGATCGCTTCGCTCCGGTCGCTGCTGCATGCACATCTCGCACTTCTTACCCATGTCCTCGATTTCTTTGTCCAGGGATGGCCACCAAAAATATGACCTGGCCAAACTCTTCATCTTCACAATTCCCAGGTGGACTGAATGGAGCTCGTCTAGCAAAAACTTCCTCAGCTTGGTTGGAACTACAATCCGGTAGCCCCAATATAGAACTCCTTCTTCAATGCTCAGCTCATCTCGCTTTCGGTGGAAAACCTTCAGGTCCTCTTCTTGGATCATTTGCGGTCAACCAGATTTAACGTATTCAGCTACACGGCTCAACAACTTGTCACGGCGGCTTTCGACGATGATCTGCTTGCGCTCTACCAATGAACGGGTCTCAGCTTCCACAAAATTCAGGAAACTTACCGCTTCGTCCTCGTCTTCTTCGCTTCCGTCGTTACCAATGGGGTGCCTTGACAAAAAATCCGCTGGAACGTTTCGAACTCCTTTCACATGTTGAATCTCGTAGTCACAGTTCGACAGGAAAACTGCCCATCGCTGCAAACGTCCAGCTGCTGTCTCCGGAACACCCTTAGGACTGAAGAGGCTTGTCAAAGGCTTGTGTTCCACCATGAGCTTGAAGTGTCGTCCTTGCAGGTAAGTGTTGAACTTGTTGATTCCGTAATAGATGGCCAGTGCTTCTTTGTCGATCACGGAAAATCCTGCTTCGTGCTTCTTAAACACCCTCGATGCAAATGATATTGGTCGTTCACTCTTGTCCGGAAACTCATGAACAATAACAGCTCCAATTCCTTCGTTTGAAGCGTCGCAATAGAGCTTGATCGGCATGTCCGAGTTGTATATACCAGAACCGTGTCCTCCGAAAGCAGCTTCTTGATGGCTGCAAATGCTCTCTGCCGATTCTCCGTCCAAGAAAACTTCACGTCGTCCCTCAGCAGCTCGTACAACGGTTTCAAACACTGGGCCAAACTTGGGCAAAACTTCGCATAATAGTTCGCTAGGCCCACGAATGCTCGAACTTTCTTGACATCCTTCGGCGGTTTGACATCCATGATTGCTTGAACTTTTTCAGGGTCCTTGTGCAGGCCATCCTGGTCGATGACGTGACCAAGATAACCGACTTCTTGTTTGAAAAATTCACACTTCTGCATGTTCTGTACAAATCCCGCTTCCTTGAGTCGCGTTAGCATTCAGGTTTTCCAGGTGTTCTTCCACGGTTCTACCTGACACCATAACATCATCCAGGTAACTGACTGTGCCACGACAGCCTTGTAGAACTTTCTCCAACGTCGCTTGAAAAATGGCACAGGCTGTCTTGGTTCCGAATGGCAGCCGGTTCATCAGGTACACACCTCTGTGCGTGCTCCAAGTTAGCAGATGCCTTGTGTCTGCGTCCACCTCTTGCTGATAATAGGCGTTCTTCAGGTCGAGCTTCGAAAAATATTTAACTCCTTGCAGCGCCGCAAAAATCTCGTCTATCACCGGGAAAGGGTGACGGTTGTCCACCAAAAACGGGTTGACCGTGATCCAATAATCTGCACACAGCCTGATGGACGAATCTTTCTTCAGAACGGGGACTAGCGGTGTACCCCATTCTGCTTCTGATGATGGCGCTTTCGAAATAATGCCGGATTCTTCCAGTTGATCCAGTTCCGCTTCCACCTTCTCCTTGAACGCGAACGGAACCTTTCTTGGCTTGCAGAACCTAGAAACTGCTTCCTCTTTCAGGGACAAATGCACCTTGCCATGCTTGAAACAGCCCAACTCACCTTCGAATACTTCAGCATGCTTCAGCAGCAATGGCTTCAACTGCTTCTTGCAGTCAACCTTCTTTTCCGACACGTGGCAAAAATCTTGAAGATCGATTCCAACGATCCTCAACGGCACATTGTTTGCCGTCCGAGCAGTGGCTGCCTCGTTCCCTCGAAAACGTAGAGCTCTTCTTTCGACACGTGCTCTTTGTACCGAAGCTCCGCCTTGAATGTGCCAACCGCACGGAAACCAGACCCGTTGTAACAGATGAATTCCTCTCTCGAATCGGTGTCCAacgattcgtcgagctgagttgattagtatatgtgacttgaccctccgagccttctatcgaaaattagttttttgagtgaacatatagcctttcagtacactttggtgtacgagaaaggcaaaaaaactcaTTAGTGAATCTTGTTATCTAGGTGAATCGCaggaaaatttcgtaaaaaaattaTAATTTCTAAATAAGTTTGTATAATTACTAGCAAAGTTTTTCGAAATAATGTTTGGCAACAATTTTTGCTGAATATTATGAAATTTATAATACATAGAATGACTATAATCACATCAgtaaaatccttgagaaaatgcTTTCAAcgcaaaaaaaagaaaacatccTCATCAAGTTTCTAAAACGCGGCAAAACTATGGTTTGGCAACTActagtaagggtatgcggtatgggattttttcaaagcgaaacgaaacgaaacgatatgtgaaatttttgacgcaatgcggtacgaaacgaaacgaaattcaaaaatgtttcgtgagatcgatacgaaatccgaattcactcggtatttttcgaaacgaaacgaaattttcgaaaaagttccgcggaattttgcagttatatcaaattgatcaaGAAATGGATGCTGCGTGTTTTTTTCTAGCGTTGGCGTGGCGGTGTTTCAGTTTAGTCTCATCTTCAAGATTTCATTTGCTACAGTTCCATTTTTAGGTTTGTTGCTGGGGCTGCCGTTTTTCTACCGTTTCTCACATCAAACCCGACATTGGATTTGTCTTCGGTAAGCTAAAATGctaaaataatacatttattagaaCAAACATACACATGAAAAATATAACTACTCACAAATTCGGTGATCTAATTTGGAAACACCTCCTCACAAAACTTACAATTGAATTCCTATTCGCATGCATTTTATGCAGAATGAATGACTAGGAGTGTTCAAATATAATTTGATATTTATGTCTAAACATTTCAGATAAGTACCCAACTTTGCCTAGCAAGGGTGGAGGACCATTTGGGCCCTGGACCGATTCTGACCATTTTGAGCTGTAAGTCAGCCAATATTGTAGCAATTTACTTGGAGTTTTGCACATCTCACTGCATAAAAAATCAAGTCATTTGTACAGATGTTTCTTTTTCAATGAGTATTCAAGATTTGGAGCAACTTGCTAGTGGAATATAAGTAGAATATAGTGGGAATTTGAAGATAAAGTCCTAATGGAGTTTGGAGATAAATACTTGGAAAGATATTTTGGGTATCTAAACTCTAACAATAtcttaaatacaaaaaaataaaaaaaaaacttttggattcATTTCTCGTGCAGCTTGTTGATGATTATTACTTCTCTACTTCCCAcgattgctctagagcaccatcgattttctacGAACTCCAGACAAGCGGAATcagataaatatgatgcaatactttttagaatatgattgtaatctcattaggtaaagccaaatcctaactacttgtttcaaaagtgtaactgctgataaacaatcaaaacactattgatttacaactattttcgttgattttgaaaaatttagtcAATTTGCTAAACTTTTGTTCAAACACTTTTTTCGGAAATGCTTTCTTGGCATAGGAATAGCCGTTCAAGTCGCGGGAAGGAAAGGGTTCAGATAAGTTTAAAAAGACAGAGGaaaatctaaataaatttaaACATTAATTATAAAAAAATTGTTGAATCTTCAACGATTGAGGtaagttaataaaaaataaaaaaaaaactagtattgATTTGCGAAGATCAAATTGATAGAGAAGTCAAAATTAtggccacgccgattcacgccgacgCCGAATTAAAAAGCGCCAAACGCCgccagatttcaaatcggcgcacacctctactgtAAGATGCTCTAATatcgattgtttatcagaaacatgaagcatatgatgtggaaacatcaactactagatgtttaccaatcaagctaAAGACAGCTTGAAATCTACAACCTTCAAAGAAatgatagatgattgaatttatcagaaaatacccTGTAAAACTCACAGAGAATGCTTACGAAATATATGCGGTAATCATTGAAGCATCCGCAAACTCGATCCGCAATTCGcaaattctaaaaatataaatacaatcatCTCTAGATATTAAGCCAACAATTCTACCAGATAAAACTGGACTCAAGATTCTACATGTTAAGCGGACCTGATGCTATGGTTGATGTGCATGCCCTTCtcatcgaggacctgggatcaaaaaaccactcccaaaaaaatttaaaaagtgtgTTCTACCTTCAGGTCATTTGATTCGGGACTAGCCTAGGGTTATAGCTTGTAACGGTTCGTAGCACCCCCTCAGCAGGTTTATGAGAGTTTGTCGTGGTCTAGTGTAGTTTTCGTCTGTTTGTTTATTTaaaattcaggaaagtgtttgtgttgtttGTTTCCACTCTTTGTGTTTGCTGGTCACCCGAAAAGGACGCAGCCA contains the following coding sequences:
- the LOC134286290 gene encoding uncharacterized protein K02A2.6-like — its product is MCKTPSGASVQRARVERRALRFRGNEAATARTANNVPLRIVGIDLQDFCHVSEKKVDCKKQLKPLLLKHAEVFEGELGCFKHGKVHLSLKEEAVSRFCKPRKVPFAFKEKVEAELDQLEESGIISKAPSSEAEWGTPLVPVLKKDSSIRLCADYWITVNPFLVDNRHPFPVIDEIFAALQGVKYFSKLDLKNAYYQQEVDADTRHLLTWSTHRGVYLMNRLPFGTKTACAIFQATLEKVLQGCRGTVSYLDDVMVSGRTVEEHLENLNANATQGSGICTEHAEV
- the LOC115258811 gene encoding uncharacterized protein K02A2.6-like, which gives rise to MVDSHSKWIEVFPLRTLTSKETVEKISEFIGRFGSIGTLVSDNGTAFSSEEFQDFCSSRGIKHLRTAPYSPCSNGAAENAVKTAKNAMKKLSSDPAFQRKSVSLHLSAYLEMYRATKHATTGESPFKLMFGREMRIRFDKLKVNHEKRQREKIEEHHLKQKRTVFQIGETVYARDYRNPKKPLWVRAKIVKKIGAVLYECVSDDLGIIKRRSHQLLKYPFDDYDDEARQPTGAGA